aattatttttaatttttgttgtattATTTGGCAAAATTTTGATTTGTGGAAGATGAAAGCTTTATGTTTtgattatttggtttaattttgatttgggGGAAAGATTATAGATTGTGTTTTGGAATTCATACTTGTTGGAATAAAgtgtgtgttttgttatgtataaaaaaaagtgtttggAGTAGTTTATATGGATTTAATTATATGTATGTATCGatcaatcataatcatcatatcattaaaaatgtttgaCTTTAATTATGATTACTTTTAAAGTCATACATATGAATGATTGTGATTTGTTGACCGTATCAAATCCTTGTTGAACCTTATTAGAACTTTCCTTAAAAAGGGTCTGGTATAGTCCAGTTTTATAATTGTCATTAATTTATTGATAGTTTTTCAGAACAGTCACAATCTTAAGTGTTTGATTAAGACATACAACTTTTGTTCCTACTACTAATAGAGCTTTGTCATTTTCCTTTTGGTTCCTTATTTGGGATATATGCACATGATTCCATATATTATGTTTTTCTATTCTGTCTTGAATCTCTTGATTTGTCTTGTTTCTATTATTATGACCTTAATGTAAAGCTGAAGAAATATCTAACGTATGTAATATGAAACCTTATTATATAGGTTCTCCTTTAAGGTTGTTTGAGTGTATGATACAATATTGTTCcccatttataatttattgtttattcTTAGATCTTAAcaattatatatagtttttCTGTAGCTTTCTGCAGAGTCATCTGTTAATCTTTCTACCTAGAACAACCTTGCCTAATATTTCCTTCTTCTTTTTGGTCTTAACCCTCATAAATTACCGAAAGGGTCCCTGGTAATCGAAGGTTCTAGCCTGGTCTAGGATTGTTCTAGCCAGGGTTTAAATTTGGGTCCTTCTGATCAATACGTTCTTAATTGAAGCTCATGAGCCACTTGTGCTCAACCATTTGGTTCCACCCAATTTTCTTCTCCATTTTTCTTTTAGATCCATGATTAAATATGTTATTACCAAAATAATCAAGTAAGAAAGTTCTTCTTATATCTTTTTCAATAAGATAATTAAAAAGTGATTCTAAAATAGATTAGTGTAACttatttttccttttgttttgcAGGCTATTTGCAGTTGTGGATGACATCTTCTGCTTGTTTCAAGGCCACATTGATAATGTTGCTAATCTTAAGCAACAATATGGATTGAACAAAACAGCAAATGAGGTGACAATTGTCATAGAGGCTTACAGGACACTAAGAGATCGTGGTCCTTATCCCGCTGATCAAGTTGTGAGAGATTTCCAAGGCAAATTTGCGTTTATCCTGTTTGACAACAGCTCTAAAGCTGCATTTGTTGCTGCCGTGAGCAATCCTAGCGTCTATTTTGTTTGCCATGTCATATTTTCCAATAATTTTCTGCTCTTACCTTGCATACTATTGCGGATTTGCGGTTCTTTTCAGGATGCTGACGGGAGTGTTCCTTTCTTCTGGGGAACTGATGCTGATGGAAATCTAGTTCTCTCAGACGAGACCGAGACTGTTAGTAAGAGCTGTGGCAAATCTTATGCACCATTTCCTAAAGGTAATGGCATGATTTAAGTAAAccatcataaaagaaaaaagattaaaatgtgTTCAACTAAGATGAACTTCTTCTGAGACCTTACTATTTTTAAGgaattaattcatataaatagTTCGTGTATAGATTTTTGCCTATGCCAATCAATCATTATCACCGGATCCTTAAAAAAGTTTGACTTTACTTGTAAATACTTCTATTGTCACACATACAATTGGTTTTGATTTGCTGATAGTGTAAAATCTTCATGTTTACCCACAAACTTTACGAGTTACAATTGAATTTCTAGCGTTTACTATGAAATTATCCGGCCGATTTCAAGCTCCTCACGCTTGTATTGATCTTCCACTATCAATATTTCTTCGATATTGTACATGTCTTATCAatgtatttgattcaaattaCTTGATTCAAGAAGTAACATATATATGTTTGCACATGTGTTTAGGTTGCTTCTTTACAACATCAGGAGGTTTGAGGAGTTTTGAGCATCCGCTAAAC
The genomic region above belongs to Cicer arietinum cultivar CDC Frontier isolate Library 1 chromosome 4, Cicar.CDCFrontier_v2.0, whole genome shotgun sequence and contains:
- the LOC101499374 gene encoding stem-specific protein TSJT1-like; translated protein: MLAVFEKSVAKSPEGLQSPESTNSVSALKDGFLGQHFASLYPSSVTLNLASSALLAYSLHKNNPLLPRLFAVVDDIFCLFQGHIDNVANLKQQYGLNKTANEVTIVIEAYRTLRDRGPYPADQVVRDFQGKFAFILFDNSSKAAFVAADADGSVPFFWGTDADGNLVLSDETETVSKSCGKSYAPFPKGCFFTTSGGLRSFEHPLNELKPIPRVDSSGEVCGATFKVDANSKKETTGMPRVGSAANWSSTY